The proteins below are encoded in one region of Gemmatimonadota bacterium:
- a CDS encoding S9 family peptidase: MAIPLHAQVQKKALTQADWDRWESIGAPTLSNDGRWAAYTIRPQVGDGRYVVRATTGNTEYTIPLGYIARANNSVPARGAAGGGAPGGGAPAGGSGQLTADGRFAIATTQATKAEVDRIAKAVAALKNAPKPAAMPAGAAPAPAAAAPDTVTPKGALVILDLRTGVQTAIVGARGPRLAKESSNWMIYTPDSVRAPGDSTASNGRGAAGGRGAGGRGATGAAASTGPRRTYGSTITLRNMATGAEEKMAYVASSTFDDSAKVLVYTIASRDSTQDGIFIRNLATGTTTTVMKAPGNYRGFNFDRAQQQFVFTTDAGAEFGKPEPVGTIYYGSIKSGTATALITPAMVPTGLRILATTTASFSRNGTALQFTMSPPAPDTIPADSLNGKARFDLWHWKDPQLQPAQLLSAGRDRSKSYQTIFHLGPAPKAARTVKGRDTMMTLVGDKRLVKLADDTVSGVQLSDDAKVGVATSSVRYDIEKMWGAGGNDIYVVDPVTGIRKQIATQVQTGGQLSPDAKYAYYFDRGNWYAYQLATNTLLNVTAQVKGVRFDQETWSTPDEPAAWGVAGWTKGDKSVLVYDRFDVWELDPTGAKAPVMVTDSVGRREHTAFRLVDLNRDREEDRFIDPSKPLYFRAFSEATKGSGYYRDRLDVKGAPEKIIFGDYAYGQPTKAKAADVYLMTRGTFVEFPNLWVGPSLTQLTQITDMNPWQKEYNWGTAELVSWLSEDGVPLQGILYKPENFDASKKYPLIAYNYEDLSDGLYSYVPPTGRNIINATHYASNGYLVFMPDIHYEEGHPGESARKSIVPGVQMLLARGYVDPKGLGIQGQSWGGYQAAYIVTQTSLFSAAMAGAPVSNMTSAYGGIRWGSGLARAFQYEKGQSRIGKSLWEAQDLYLENSPLFHLQRVTTPLFIMANDQDDAVPWWQGIELFVGLRRLNKEVYLINYNGDVHNPASRANQKDIAMRMQQFFDNKLKGAPAPDWMVKGIRAVDKGRDQFTVTTPAPPVKP; encoded by the coding sequence GTGGCCATTCCACTCCATGCGCAGGTCCAGAAGAAGGCGCTGACTCAGGCTGACTGGGATCGCTGGGAGTCGATTGGGGCCCCGACACTCTCCAACGACGGTCGCTGGGCCGCGTACACGATTCGTCCGCAGGTGGGCGACGGCCGCTATGTGGTCCGGGCCACCACCGGCAACACGGAATACACCATTCCGCTCGGCTACATCGCGCGCGCCAACAACAGCGTTCCCGCGCGCGGCGCGGCGGGCGGCGGGGCACCGGGCGGCGGTGCCCCTGCGGGGGGAAGTGGCCAGCTGACCGCGGATGGTCGATTTGCCATTGCGACCACGCAAGCGACCAAGGCCGAGGTGGACCGCATCGCCAAGGCTGTCGCCGCGCTGAAAAATGCGCCGAAGCCGGCGGCCATGCCGGCGGGCGCGGCGCCGGCGCCTGCGGCCGCCGCACCGGACACGGTGACCCCGAAGGGGGCGCTCGTCATCCTCGATCTTCGGACCGGCGTCCAGACGGCGATCGTCGGGGCGCGCGGCCCGCGGTTGGCGAAGGAGAGCAGCAACTGGATGATCTATACGCCGGACTCGGTTCGCGCCCCGGGCGACTCCACGGCATCGAATGGCCGTGGCGCGGCAGGTGGGCGCGGTGCGGGTGGCCGAGGCGCCACCGGGGCGGCCGCGTCGACGGGGCCACGGCGGACGTACGGCTCCACCATCACCTTGCGGAACATGGCGACCGGGGCCGAAGAGAAGATGGCGTACGTCGCGTCGTCGACCTTTGACGACAGCGCCAAGGTGCTGGTGTACACCATTGCCTCGCGGGACTCCACGCAGGACGGCATCTTCATCCGCAACCTCGCGACGGGTACCACCACCACGGTGATGAAGGCGCCGGGCAACTACCGCGGCTTCAACTTCGACCGGGCCCAGCAGCAGTTCGTCTTCACGACCGATGCCGGTGCCGAGTTCGGCAAGCCGGAGCCGGTCGGGACGATCTACTACGGTTCGATCAAGAGCGGGACGGCCACCGCGCTGATCACGCCGGCGATGGTGCCGACCGGGCTCCGCATTCTTGCGACCACGACCGCGAGCTTCAGTCGGAACGGGACGGCGCTGCAGTTCACCATGTCACCGCCCGCGCCGGACACCATTCCGGCCGACTCGCTGAACGGGAAGGCGCGCTTCGACCTCTGGCACTGGAAGGATCCGCAGTTGCAGCCGGCGCAGCTCCTGAGCGCGGGCCGGGATCGGAGCAAGAGCTACCAGACGATCTTCCATCTCGGCCCTGCGCCGAAGGCGGCACGGACCGTCAAGGGTCGCGACACGATGATGACCTTGGTCGGCGACAAACGGCTGGTCAAGCTCGCCGATGACACCGTGAGCGGCGTGCAACTCTCCGACGACGCGAAGGTCGGCGTCGCGACGAGCTCGGTGCGCTACGACATCGAGAAGATGTGGGGGGCTGGCGGCAACGACATCTACGTCGTCGATCCGGTCACCGGGATCCGCAAGCAGATCGCCACCCAGGTGCAGACGGGTGGGCAGCTCTCCCCCGATGCGAAGTATGCCTACTACTTCGATCGCGGGAACTGGTACGCCTATCAGCTCGCCACCAACACGCTCCTCAACGTCACGGCGCAGGTGAAGGGTGTGCGCTTCGACCAGGAGACCTGGAGCACGCCGGACGAGCCAGCGGCCTGGGGTGTGGCGGGCTGGACCAAGGGCGACAAGTCGGTCCTGGTCTATGACCGCTTCGACGTCTGGGAACTCGATCCGACCGGGGCGAAGGCGCCGGTCATGGTGACCGATTCGGTCGGTCGTCGTGAGCATACCGCCTTCCGGCTCGTCGACCTGAATCGCGATCGCGAGGAGGATCGCTTCATCGACCCGAGCAAGCCGCTCTATTTCCGCGCCTTCTCCGAGGCCACCAAGGGCAGCGGCTATTACCGGGATCGGCTCGACGTGAAGGGTGCGCCGGAGAAGATCATCTTCGGTGACTATGCCTATGGCCAGCCGACCAAGGCGAAAGCGGCCGACGTCTACCTGATGACGCGCGGCACCTTCGTGGAATTTCCGAATCTCTGGGTCGGACCGTCGCTCACCCAGCTGACCCAGATCACCGACATGAATCCCTGGCAGAAGGAGTACAACTGGGGGACGGCCGAACTCGTGAGCTGGCTCAGCGAGGACGGCGTGCCCCTGCAGGGCATTCTGTACAAGCCGGAGAACTTCGACGCTTCGAAGAAGTATCCGCTGATCGCGTACAACTACGAGGATCTCTCCGACGGCCTCTACAGCTACGTCCCGCCGACGGGCCGGAACATCATCAACGCGACGCACTATGCCTCGAACGGCTACCTCGTGTTCATGCCGGACATCCACTACGAGGAAGGCCATCCGGGGGAGAGTGCCCGCAAGTCGATCGTGCCGGGTGTGCAGATGCTGCTGGCGCGTGGCTACGTCGACCCGAAGGGCCTCGGCATCCAGGGACAGTCGTGGGGCGGCTACCAGGCGGCCTACATCGTCACGCAGACCTCGTTGTTCTCGGCGGCGATGGCCGGCGCTCCGGTGTCGAACATGACCTCGGCGTACGGCGGCATCCGCTGGGGGTCCGGCCTGGCCCGTGCCTTCCAGTACGAGAAGGGGCAGAGCCGCATCGGCAAGTCGCTGTGGGAGGCGCAGGATCTCTACCTCGAGAACTCGCCGCTCTTCCACCTGCAGCGCGTCACCACGCCGCTCTTCATCATGGCCAACGACCAGGACGACGCGGTGCCCTGGTGGCAGGGGATCGAGCTCTTCGTCGGCCTCCGCCGGTTGAACAAGGAGGTGTACCTCATCAACTACAACGGTGACGTGCACAACCCGGCTTCGCGCGCGAACCAGAAGGACATCGCGATGCGGATGCAGCAGTTCTTCGACAACAAGCTGAAGGGCGCCCCGGCCCCCGACTGGATGGTCAAGGGCATCCGGGCCGTCGACAAGGGCCGCGATCAGTTCACCGTCACGACACCGGCGCCGCCGGTGAAGCCGTAA
- a CDS encoding anti-sigma factor produces the protein MTDRPHASDDERIEAELAAALVADEEVPLSGALTAKLISRGEAELVPVVDIATRRTTGMPSWTGWAAAAAIALWAMVGRSPAPATVVGPSPLALRAALLPSGGEVAWTRGPDAMADSAHGDVVWSDSAQAGVMRFHQLAANDPTKEQYQLWIFDASGDERYPVDGGVFNVTAGTAETLVPIDPAIRVTKATLFVVTVERPGGVVVSDRSRVALIAKRGA, from the coding sequence GTGACCGACCGACCGCACGCCTCCGACGACGAGCGGATCGAAGCCGAACTTGCGGCCGCGCTCGTGGCCGACGAGGAGGTGCCGCTCTCCGGTGCCCTCACGGCGAAGCTGATCTCGCGCGGCGAGGCCGAGCTCGTGCCGGTGGTCGACATCGCGACCCGCCGAACGACCGGCATGCCGAGCTGGACCGGCTGGGCCGCCGCCGCCGCGATCGCGCTCTGGGCGATGGTGGGCCGCTCGCCCGCCCCCGCGACGGTGGTGGGACCCAGCCCACTCGCACTGCGCGCGGCCCTGCTGCCGAGTGGGGGCGAGGTCGCCTGGACGCGTGGCCCCGACGCGATGGCCGACAGTGCCCACGGTGACGTCGTCTGGAGCGACTCAGCACAGGCCGGCGTGATGCGCTTTCACCAGCTCGCCGCCAACGATCCGACCAAGGAGCAGTACCAGCTCTGGATCTTCGATGCCTCCGGTGACGAACGCTATCCGGTGGACGGCGGCGTCTTCAACGTGACCGCCGGCACCGCCGAGACCCTGGTGCCGATCGACCCGGCGATCCGGGTCACGAAGGCGACACTGTTCGTGGTGACGGTCGAGAGGCCCGGCGGCGTGGTGGTGTCGGACCGATCGCGCGTGGCCTTGATCGCGAAGCGCGGTGCCTAG
- a CDS encoding sigma-70 family RNA polymerase sigma factor yields the protein MTGLLPAPGVMMGNVDASDLFGRIARGDQRAVADCVQTFGGLVQALAKRWNHDPSDAEDAVQEIFIDLWKSAGRYDPTKCSPRGFVAMIARRRLIDRARRRGRAPVMVAMPDDFDAASEAAGAADVLEHEDAARRVLAELTPMQRRMLEMTLLDGKTHEEVALETDTPLGTVKSHVRRGLLRARALMGVGPSNEGGAP from the coding sequence ATGACTGGACTGCTCCCCGCTCCCGGCGTGATGATGGGTAACGTCGACGCGTCCGACCTGTTCGGCCGCATCGCGCGTGGCGACCAGCGGGCGGTGGCCGACTGCGTACAGACCTTCGGGGGGCTGGTGCAGGCGCTGGCGAAGCGCTGGAACCACGATCCATCCGACGCCGAGGATGCGGTGCAAGAGATCTTCATCGACCTGTGGAAGAGCGCCGGGCGATACGATCCCACCAAGTGTTCGCCGCGCGGCTTTGTCGCGATGATTGCCCGACGCCGGTTGATCGATCGGGCCCGGAGGCGCGGCCGCGCCCCCGTCATGGTGGCCATGCCCGACGACTTCGATGCCGCCAGCGAAGCCGCCGGGGCCGCCGACGTGCTCGAGCACGAGGATGCTGCGCGACGGGTCCTGGCGGAATTGACGCCGATGCAGCGTCGCATGCTGGAGATGACCCTCCTCGACGGGAAGACGCATGAGGAAGTCGCACTCGAGACCGACACCCCCCTCGGCACCGTGAAGTCGCACGTTCGCCGCGGATTGCTTCGGGCCCGGGCATTGATGGGTGTGGGACCGTCCAACGAGGGAGGTGCTCCGTGA
- a CDS encoding zinc-dependent metalloprotease, which produces MPLYFWHRFAINSLVKTVGGMEYAYAVKGDGQQATRMVAADRQRAALAQLLTTLEPSELAIPDSIQTLMAPRPGGYPESVELFATRSRPGFDALSAARTLAQFTVDGLLQRERAARLVIGSVRQPGQLTLEEMIDRLVAATWRGASTTPTDAALRRVTQRAVIDRLLALAADRDAAQEVRDVVELKLAALGTDAKARAATGSESARAHWAGIAADITRWRERRELPTPSPALRAPGRSLWR; this is translated from the coding sequence GTGCCCCTCTACTTCTGGCATCGTTTCGCGATCAATTCGCTGGTGAAGACCGTTGGCGGAATGGAGTACGCCTACGCCGTGAAGGGTGATGGACAGCAGGCGACGCGGATGGTCGCGGCCGACCGGCAACGTGCGGCACTCGCCCAGTTGCTCACCACCCTCGAACCGTCCGAACTCGCGATCCCCGATTCCATCCAGACCCTGATGGCGCCGCGGCCAGGTGGCTACCCCGAGTCGGTGGAACTCTTCGCGACCCGGAGTCGCCCGGGCTTCGATGCCTTGAGCGCCGCGCGGACACTGGCCCAGTTCACGGTCGACGGCCTGCTGCAACGGGAGCGCGCTGCGCGGCTGGTGATCGGTTCGGTGCGGCAGCCGGGGCAACTGACCCTCGAGGAAATGATCGACCGCCTCGTGGCGGCCACTTGGCGCGGTGCGTCGACCACGCCAACCGACGCCGCGCTGCGCCGGGTCACTCAGCGGGCCGTCATCGACCGGCTGCTGGCCCTGGCCGCCGATCGAGACGCCGCCCAGGAAGTCCGTGATGTCGTGGAATTGAAGCTGGCCGCGCTGGGGACCGATGCAAAGGCGCGCGCGGCCACGGGGTCGGAGTCCGCACGAGCGCACTGGGCCGGCATCGCCGCCGACATCACCCGGTGGCGCGAGCGGCGGGAACTGCCAACCCCATCTCCTGCCCTCCGGGCCCCCGGGCGATCCCTTTGGCGATGA
- a CDS encoding zinc-dependent metalloprotease, with the protein MLANYITLSRFPLLLANVLILYFGSPALQLAGVGLLLVGLGLDTVDGMVARKSGQTTLFGSVLDIAADRTYELVLWAVFADLGLISVVIPLVVIARTTLTDAFRSIGIAQGVAPFDQHKSKLGKFMVGSPFMRTGYSISKIVTFTLLTLAQALAGYPASQSLAGYAPTLLQGGRWLAWVALTFCVFRGLPVIIANLRRYWGMPAAAATLLVALLPTGGLTAQQTAAPAPLPTIASKTAGWSRLPGFVTMYLDESKGTLALELPKGGLRALFVAELATGLGSNPIGLDRGANGPTFVTRFETTGTVVRVIFENWSYRSRGDSLHRRTVDEAFPSSISGALPIIGAEGDRVLVDATDFVHRDWMDVASTLQRSQEGSYTVARDRSGVNRNFTIGFPGNSEIDVSLTFATTGNPGRTVESIVPDGRAFTLRQHLTLLALPDDGYTPRRYDPRVGYGATGFKDYFEPIQGDLTQRWIARHRLQRQDPANPASPIVNPLVYYIDPGIPEPIRTATFEGAKWWEEAFAQAGLPGGFRVEYLPAGADPMDARYNVVQWENRNERGWSIGGAVGDPRTGELLKGMARMDSHRARTDYNLYAAFFGADAAAADTAFVLARVRQVTAHEIGHTLGLAHNYIASTYNRGSVMDYPAPRIRMANGRPDISAAYDVGPGEYDVWAIRWGYGIWPAAVEADSLRAIVADGLRKGYRFLSDNDARPESASDPRTNLWDDAATAGEFLQHQMEVRRWGIAHFGSAIFATANRSLRCRNASCPSTSGIVSRSIRW; encoded by the coding sequence TTGCTGGCCAACTACATCACGCTCTCCCGCTTCCCCCTCCTCCTCGCCAACGTCCTGATCCTCTATTTCGGCTCGCCGGCCCTCCAGCTGGCCGGAGTCGGGCTGCTGCTGGTGGGGCTCGGCTTGGACACGGTGGACGGGATGGTGGCCAGGAAGAGCGGCCAAACCACCCTCTTTGGCTCCGTCCTCGACATCGCGGCCGACCGCACGTACGAATTGGTGCTGTGGGCCGTGTTCGCCGACCTCGGGCTGATTTCGGTGGTGATCCCGCTCGTGGTGATCGCCCGGACCACCCTGACCGACGCCTTCCGGAGCATCGGGATCGCCCAGGGAGTGGCGCCCTTCGACCAGCACAAGTCGAAGCTCGGCAAGTTCATGGTCGGATCTCCCTTCATGCGAACCGGGTACTCGATCAGCAAGATCGTCACCTTTACCCTGCTCACGCTGGCCCAGGCGCTGGCCGGCTACCCTGCCTCCCAGTCGCTGGCCGGATACGCCCCGACACTCCTGCAGGGTGGCCGCTGGCTGGCCTGGGTGGCACTCACCTTCTGTGTGTTCCGGGGCCTGCCAGTGATCATTGCCAATCTCCGGCGCTATTGGGGTATGCCGGCGGCCGCCGCCACCCTGCTCGTCGCGCTCCTCCCGACCGGCGGGCTGACGGCCCAGCAGACCGCTGCCCCTGCCCCGCTGCCAACGATCGCCAGCAAGACCGCCGGGTGGAGCCGTCTCCCCGGCTTCGTCACCATGTACCTCGACGAATCGAAGGGGACCCTCGCCCTCGAGCTGCCCAAGGGTGGCCTTCGGGCACTCTTCGTCGCCGAGCTGGCCACCGGGCTCGGGTCCAACCCGATCGGGCTGGATCGCGGGGCCAACGGCCCGACCTTTGTCACCCGTTTCGAAACGACCGGCACCGTGGTGCGGGTGATCTTCGAGAACTGGAGCTATCGCTCGCGGGGTGACTCGCTCCATCGTCGCACCGTGGATGAGGCGTTCCCGTCGAGCATCTCTGGCGCGTTGCCGATCATCGGTGCCGAGGGCGACCGCGTGCTGGTCGACGCCACCGACTTTGTCCATCGCGACTGGATGGACGTCGCCTCGACGCTCCAGCGGAGTCAGGAGGGGAGCTACACCGTCGCGCGGGATCGCTCGGGCGTCAATCGCAACTTCACGATCGGCTTCCCGGGCAATAGCGAAATCGACGTCTCGTTGACCTTTGCGACCACTGGCAATCCTGGTCGGACCGTCGAATCGATCGTTCCCGATGGCCGGGCCTTCACGCTGCGTCAGCACCTCACGCTGCTCGCGCTGCCGGACGATGGGTACACCCCGCGGCGCTATGATCCGCGGGTTGGCTATGGGGCCACCGGATTCAAGGACTACTTCGAGCCGATCCAGGGCGATCTCACGCAGCGCTGGATCGCCCGACATCGCCTGCAGCGCCAGGATCCCGCCAATCCCGCCTCTCCGATCGTGAACCCGCTGGTCTATTACATCGACCCCGGTATTCCGGAGCCGATCCGGACGGCGACGTTCGAAGGTGCCAAGTGGTGGGAGGAGGCGTTTGCGCAGGCCGGACTGCCCGGCGGCTTCCGCGTCGAGTACCTCCCCGCCGGTGCCGACCCGATGGATGCGCGGTACAACGTGGTGCAGTGGGAGAATCGCAATGAACGCGGGTGGAGCATCGGCGGTGCCGTCGGCGATCCGCGCACCGGCGAACTGCTCAAGGGGATGGCGCGGATGGACTCGCACCGCGCGCGCACCGACTACAATCTCTACGCCGCCTTCTTCGGCGCCGACGCTGCCGCGGCCGACACCGCCTTCGTGCTGGCGCGCGTGCGTCAGGTCACGGCCCATGAGATCGGGCACACGCTGGGCCTCGCACACAACTACATCGCCTCGACGTACAATCGCGGGTCGGTGATGGACTACCCCGCCCCGCGCATCCGCATGGCGAACGGTCGTCCCGACATCTCGGCTGCCTACGACGTCGGCCCCGGCGAGTATGACGTCTGGGCGATTCGTTGGGGGTATGGCATCTGGCCTGCGGCGGTCGAAGCCGACTCGTTGCGGGCGATCGTCGCCGACGGCCTGCGCAAGGGCTATCGCTTCCTCTCCGACAACGATGCGCGCCCCGAGTCGGCGAGCGATCCGCGCACCAATCTGTGGGACGACGCAGCCACCGCCGGCGAGTTCCTGCAGCACCAGATGGAGGTGCGCCGCTGGGGGATCGCGCACTTCGGGAGCGCAATATTCGCGACGGCGAACCGGTCGCTACGCTGCAGGAACGCTTCGTGCCCCTCTACTTCTGGCATCGTTTCGCGATCAATTCGCTGGTGA